In the genome of Populus alba chromosome 11, ASM523922v2, whole genome shotgun sequence, one region contains:
- the LOC118029470 gene encoding probable receptor-like protein kinase At1g30570, with translation MEKVQGRGIWGLGLLIIVFLSVSSGEAQSKPVLVNCGANSSVIVDGRRWIGDLAPNDNFTVSSPGVAATDSTADGNSTLGPLYKTARIFNALNYTFAGMQGNYFLRLHFCPFPFENYNVNESSFSVVANGLKLMTAFNVPVEIADKNLHLQNSNSNSSSLSLVKEYILAINDVLVVEFVSSRGSFGFINAVEVVPVVGTLFADSVSKVGGSNANFNVSGRGIETMYRLNIGGQEIKTNQDSDLWRKWEMDSSYMITADAGVEIRNTSNVTYASNNDSSVAPLLVYETARIMSNTEVLEKKFNMSWKFQVDPDFDYLIRLHFCELVYDKANQRIFRVYINNKTAADSFDVYVRAGGKNRAYHQDYFDTVSSKTNTLWVQLGPDTAVGASGTDALLNGLEIFKLSRSANLAFADRIDSTEKSASHSKSWTLWLGVGAGVASVLIIAITFSCIFCSGKNRRKRMSDAKGNPPGWRPLFMHGAVVSSIAYKKGGVRSLNGSLAASTRVGRRFTLSEIRVATNNFDDSLVIGVGGFGKVYSGKIEDGTLAAIKRSNPQSKQGLTEFETEIEMLSKLRHRHLVSLIGFCEEQSEMILVYEYMANGTLRSHLFGSDFPPLTWKQRLEACIGAARGLHYLHTGADRGIIHRDIKTTNILLDENFVAKMADFGLSKAGPALDHTHVSTAVKGSFGYLDPEYYRRQQLTEKSDVYSFGVVLFEVICSRPVINPSLPKDQINLAEWAMKWQRQKSLETIVDPRLRGNTCPESLKKFGEIAEKCLADEGKNRPTMGEVLWHLEYVLQLHEAWMRASATTETSITSSQALEDLELRVAEEARRPPLALE, from the coding sequence ATGGAGAAGGTCCAGGGAAGAGGGATTTGGGGTCTTGGATTACTGATCATAGTGTTCCTATCTGTTAGCAGCGGAGAAGCTCAGTCAAAGCCTGTTTTGGTAAACTGTGGTGCAAATAGCAGTGTTATTGTGGATGGTAGGAGATGGATTGGTGATTTGGCCCCAAATGATAATTTCACCGTCAGTTCTCCTGGTGTTGCTGCTACTGATTCTACTGCTGATGGCAATTCAACCTTAGGGCCACTCTACAAAACTGCCCGGATTTTCAATGCTTTGAATTATACTTTTGCTGGAATGCAGGGAAACTACTTTCTGAGACTCCATTTTTGTCCATTCCCTTTTGAGAATTATAATGTTAATGAGTCCTCGTTTAGTGTCGTGGCTAATGGTCTGAAACTGATGACTGCGTTCAATGTTCCGGTCGAGATTGCAGACAAGAATTTGCACTTGCAGAATTCCAACAGCAATTCAAGTTCTTTGTCCTTGGTCAAAGAGTATATTCTAGCAATCAATGATGTTCTTGTGGTTGAGTTTGTTTCATCTAGGGGATCGTTCGGGTTCATAAATGCCGTAGAGGTTGTCCCTGTGGTTGGCACACTTTTTGCAGACTCAGTTAGTAAAGTGGGTGGAAGTAATGCCAATTTCAATGTCAGCGGACGGGGGATTGAAACTATGTATCGGTTGAATATCGGGGGACAGGAGATCAAAACTAATCAAGATTCAGATCTTTGGAGGAAATGGGAAATGGATTCCAGCTACATGATTACAGCAGATGCTGGTGTTGAAATCAGGAATACTTCTAATGTCACTTATGCATCGAACAATGATTCCTCGGTGGCTCCACTTCTTGTATATGAAACAGCAAGAATCATGTCCAACACAGAAGTCTTGGAGAAAAAGTTTAACATGTCATGGAAATTCCAAGTAGATcctgattttgattatttaatcCGGTTACATTTTTGTGAGCTGGTATATGACAAAGCAAACCAGAGGATTTTCAGGGTCTATATAAACAACAAGACAGCTGCTGATAGCTTTGATGTTTATGTACGGGCAGGAGGGAAGAACAGAGCATATCATCAGGATTATTTTGACACGGTTTCCTCCAAGACAAACACCCTTTGGGTCCAACTGGGTCCTGACACTGCAGTTGGTGCTTCAGGAACCGATGCTCTCTTGAACGGACTGGAGATTTTCAAGCTTAGCCGAAGTGCGAATCTTGCATTTGCTGACAGAATTGATTCAACTGAGAAATCTGCAAGTCATTCAAAATCTTGGACTCTCTGGTTGGGGGTTGGAGCAGGTGTAGCTTCTGTCCTCATTATTGCAATTACATTTTCTTGCATCTTTTGCTCCGGCAAGAATCGAAGAAAACGAATGAGTGATGCCAAAGGCAACCCTCCTGGATGGCGGCCACTGTTCATGCATGGTGCTGTTGTAAGTAGCATTGCTTATAAAAAGGGAGGGGTCCGTTCTCTAAATGGATCGTTGGCAGCGTCTACTAGAGTTGGCAGGCGTTTCACCTTGTCAGAGATTCGTGTGGCAACGAACAATTTTGATGACAGTTTGGTGATAGGAGTTGGAGGCTTTGGTAAAGTATACAGTGGGAAGATTGAAGATGGCACACTTGCAGCAATCAAACGGTCAAACCCACAATCCAAGCAAGGCCTGACTGAATTTGAAACAGAAATTGAGATGCTTTCAAAGTTAAGGCACAGGCATCTGGTCTCGTTGATTGGGTTCTGCGAAGAACAGAGTGAGATGATCTTGGTTTATGAGTATATGGCAAATGGAACTCTTCGAAGTCATCTTTTTGGGAGTGATTTCCCACCATTGACATGGAAGCAGCGACTAGAAGCATGCATTGGTGCTGCCAGGGGACTCCATTACCTCCATACTGGAGCAGATCGTGGAATAATTCACAGGGATATTAAGACAACCAACATACTGCttgatgaaaattttgtagcaaAAATGGCAGATTTTGGGTTGTCTAAAGCTGGTCCAGCTTTGGACCACACACATGTTAGTACAGCAGTGAAAGGAAGCTTTGGATATCTTGATCCTGAATACTATCGTCGACAGCAGTTGACTGAGAAATCCGATGTTTACTCATTTGGCGTGGTGTTGTTTGAAGTTATTTGTTCTCGACCTGTTATAAACCCAAGCTTGCCAAAAGACCAGATCAACCTCGCAGAGTGGGCAATGAAGTGGCAGCGGCAGAAGTCACTGGAGACCATCGTTGACCCACGTCTCAGGGGAAATACTTGCCCTGAGTCACTGAAGAAGTTTGGAGAGATAGCAGAAAAATGCCTTGCTGATGAGGGGAAGAATCGTCCAACAATGGGGGAAGTTCTGTGGCATTTGGAATATGTCTTGCAACTTCATGAAGCTTGGATGCGCGCCAGTGCCACCACTGAAACCTCCATTACTAGCAGTCAAGCATTGGAGGATTTGGAGCTTAGAGTAGCAGAAGAGGCACGACGCCCCCCTCTCGCCTTGGAATAA